The Oleispira antarctica RB-8 genome contains the following window.
CGGTTGAGCTTGGAATGGATAAGTTTGCTTTGCCGATGGTGAGTGTAATCACCGTTGCTGAAGGCTTAGGCTTCTCGGCGACTATTATTTTACTGAAAGCAGAAGATTCAATATGCTTAGGTTTAAGCAAGCTACTACGTCGAGCATAGAAACTCTTTAAAGGAAGGTCTTTCTCTCGACAAAAATCGACGATGGATAAATCACAGATTTGTTGCGCCTGAATCAATTCAAGCCATTGTTGTTTCGTGCGTTTCATAATCTTCATCTCAAATAATTTAAGATGAATCATACGGCTGTGCGCAAGTTAATGAAGAAGGGGGTTCATGAGGCGCTTACCTTACTTTAGTGCGCGGCTTTCGCCACTGTCGCCAATAAGCCATTCTGACTCTGCGTCGAATCCAATGATCTAAATCCATGCAAAGTTGATAGCAATTGGCGATACCAAAATAATTAATCCAGCCTCGTAAATATTGGCTGGTTTTAAAGAGCTGATAACGCATCGATACGCCCCAGTTACGGTTGGTTAAACGACGTACTTGTTCCTTAAATCGATGCAGTGTTTTCGGATGAATTTGAATTCTTCCTGACCGAAAGGTAAAATCAAGAAATTTACTTTCAGAGGTTTTCACAACTCGACTTTTATCACTGTTAACGATTAGTTTTAATCGACGCTCCAAGTAGTTCGAGATGCTGTTAAGGATACGTTCGCCAGCACGCTTACTTTTCACCAAAATAGTAAAGTCGTCAGCGTAGCGAGCAAACTTATGACCACGTTTCTCTAATTCTTTGTCGAGTGGATCCAGCATGATATTCGCGAGCAGGGG
Protein-coding sequences here:
- a CDS encoding transposase; the encoded protein is MIHLKLFEMKIMKRTKQQWLELIQAQQICDLSIVDFCREKDLPLKSFYARRSSLLKPKHIESSAFSKIIVAEKPKPSATVITLTIGKANLSIPSSTDVVWLAKLIGQFA